One region of Vitis vinifera cultivar Pinot Noir 40024 chromosome 1, ASM3070453v1 genomic DNA includes:
- the LOC100266416 gene encoding uncharacterized protein LOC100266416 → MYVTRPLSLYRKSPEALSLPPPEGPNSGYLILQDEESETFCCFGLCKESDIWDLPFPQNKNLTVRYSTGSGESSNTSHDEVFFIPVLNQPLSLNRYYAIKRHGRHKGVAHASSREDDMGTCCFCNVVKDVKPRPLDPQDIYQQFEISLVEGACTSKGSFTAKSIAPDGFPPNFLRREGWNLSTSTPRNFELGEAAGLDPSLRARLPDFNFPLHSKSSEPVVVGKWYCPFMFVKEGELKDQAKRSVYYEMTLEQKWEQIFACENSYNEGNNTVAVDVVVQGEVVAVAAGETVHDERNVVDGVMWFRSSSGASVGLRLEIIERMKWEQVRAGWDGEKKKEMRVERAEEYGGTGGWRKFGCYVLVETFVLKRIDGSLVLSHGFKHTHQIKCRWE, encoded by the exons ATGTATGTGACAAGACCTCTTTCTCTGTACAGAAAGTCTCCTGAGGCTCTCTCCTTACCTCCCCCTGAAGGCCCAAATTCTGGTTATCTCATTCTCCAAGATGAAGAGTCTGAAACTTTTTGTTGTTTCGGATTGTGCAAGGAATCTGATATCTGGGACCTGCCTTTCCCTCAAAACAAGAACTTAACAGTTCGCTATAGCACGGGTTCTGGAGAGAGCAGCAACACTAGCCATGACGAGGTCTTCTTCATTCCAGTTCTGAATCAGCCGCTGTCCCTCAATCGTTACTATGCAATAAAGCGACATGGAAGGCATAAAGG GGTAGCACACGCAAGTTCGAGGGAAGATGACATGGGCACTTGCTGCTTCTGCAACGTCGTTAAGGATGTAAAGCCAAGACCACTGGATCCCCAAGACATATACCAGCAGTTTGAGATCTCTCTCGTTGAAGGAGCTTGCACTTCCAAGGGCTCTTTCACTGCCAAATCTATTGCTCCAGATGGGTTTCCACCCAACTTCTTGAGGAGGGAAGGTTGGAATCTTTCTACCTCCACTCCCCGCAATTTCGAGTTGGGTGAAGCGGCAGGGCTTGACCCCTCCCTCAGGGCTCGCCTCCCAGACTTCAACTTCCCATTACACTCTAAGAGCTCTGAACCAGTTGTCGTGGGAAAATGGTACTGTCCTTTCATGTTTGTCAAAGAAGGAGAATTGAAAGATCAGGCGAAGAGATCTGTGTATTACGAGATGACACTTGAGCAGAAATGGGAACAGATTTTTGCGTGTGAGAACAGTTATAATGAAGGGAACAACACTGTGGCTGTGGATGTCGTTGTTCAAGGAGAAGTGGTTGCAGTAGCCGCAGGGGAAACTGTGCATGACGAGAGAAATGTGGTAGATGGGGTGATGTGGTTCAGGAGTAGTTCAGGAGCAAGTGTAGGGCTGAGATTGGAAATTATTGAGAGAATGAAATGGGAGCAAGTGAGGGCTGGTTGGGATggagagaagaaaaaggaaatgagaGTAGAGAGAGCAGAGGAGTATGGAGGCACAGGTGGGTGGAGAAAATTCGGTTGTTATGTGTTGGTTGAGACTTTTGTATTGAAAAGAATCGATGGAAGCTTGGTATTGAGCCATGGATTCAAGCACACTCATCAGATTAAGTGCAGATGGGAATGA
- the LOC100261208 gene encoding uncharacterized protein LOC100261208: MYVTRPLSLYRKSPDALSLPPPEGPNSGYLVLQDEESETTSCFGLCKERDIRDLPFPQDKNLTVRYSTVVAGDISLRRHTNFYEVFFIPVLNQPLSLNRYYAIKPHGRHKGEAYASSRAEDMGTCCFCDVVDDVKPRPLDPQDIYHQFEVSLVEGTCTPKGSFIAKSIAPDGLPPYFLRRRGWKLSTSTPPNFKLGEAAGLDPSLRARLPDFNFPLHSKSSEPVVVGKWYCPFMFVKEGELKDRVRRSVYYEMTLEQKWEQIFACENNYNEGNNTVAVDVVVQGEVVAIPQGEAVQDERNEDDGVRWFRSSSGAGVGLRLEIIERMKWEQVRAGWDGEKRKEARVERAEEYGGSGGWRKFGCYALVETFVLNRMDGSLVLSCGFKHTHQIKSRWE; this comes from the exons atgtatgTGACAAGGCCTCTTTCTCTGTACAGAAAGTCTCCGGATGCTCTCTCCTTGCCTCCCCCTGAAGGCCCAAATTCTGGTTATCTCGTTCTCCAGGATGAAGAGTCTGAAACCACTTCTTGTTTCGGGTTGTGCAAGGAACGTGACATCAGGGATCTGCCTTTCCCTCAAGACAAGAACCTAACAGTTCGCTATAGTACTGTGGTTGCTGGAGATATTAGTCTTCGCAGACACACTAACTTTTACGAGGTCTTCTTCATTCCAGTTCTGAATCAGCCGCTGTCTCTCAATCGATACTATGCTATAAAGCCACATGGAAGGCATAAAGG GGAAGCGTACGCAAGTTCAAGGGCAGAGGACATGGGCACTTGCTGTTTCTGCGACGTCGTTGATGATGTAAAGCCAAGACCACTGGATCCCCAAGACATATACCACCAGTTTGAGGTCTCTCTCGTTGAAGGAACTTGCACTCCCAAGGGCTCTTTCATAGCCAAATCTATTGCTCCAGATGGGCTTCCTCCATACTTCTTGAGGAGAAGAGGTTGGAAGCTTTCTACCTCCACTCCCCCCAATTTCAAGTTGGGTGAAGCTGCAGGGCTTGACCCCTCCCTCAGGGCTCGCCTCCCAGACTTCAACTTCCCATTACACTCTAAGAGCTCTGAACCGGTTGTTGTGGGAAAATGGTACTGTCCTTTCATGTTTGTCAAAGAAGGAGAATTGAAAGATCGGGTAAGGAGATCTGTGTATTATGAGATGACACTTGAGCAGAAATGGGAACAGATCTTTGCGTGTGAGAATAATTATAATGAAGGGAACAACACTGTGGCTGTGGATGTTGTTGTTCAAGGAGAAGTGGTTGCAATACCTCAAGGGGAAGCCGTGCAGGACGAGAGAAATGAGGATGATGGGGTGAGGTGGTTCAGGAGTAGTTCAGGAGCAGGTGTAGGGCTGAGATTGGAAATTATTGAGAGAATGAAATGGGAGCAAGTGAGGGCTGGCTGGGACGGAGAGAAGAGAAAGGAAGCGAGAGTGGAGAGAGCAGAGGAGTATGGGGGCTCAGGTGGGTGGAGAAAATTTGGTTGCTACGCGTTGGTTGAGACTTTTGTATTGAATAGGATGGATGGGAGCTTGGTATTGAGCTGTGGATTCAAGCACACTCATCAGATTAAAAGCAGATGGGAATGA